GACGGTCAAGACGGCGATCCACGACTTCCGGGGCGACCAGACGTACCTCGAAGAGCGCGGCCACGACTTCGAGCTAAACGCGACGATGAACGGGATCGACCCCGCCGACTACGACGCGCTGTGCGTCCCCGGCGGCCGAGCGCCGGAGTACCTCCGCACCTACGACGAGGTCATCGACGCCGTCCAGCACTTCTTCGAGGAGGACAAACCCGTGGCGACGCTCTGTCACGGCCCGCAGATTCTCGCGGCGGCGGACGTCCTGGAGGGCTACGAAATGACCTCGTATCCCGCGGTCCGCGCGGAGTGTGAGGCCGCCGGCTGTTCGTGGGTCGACGGCGTCGTCCGCGACGGTAACCTCGTCACTGGCCAGGCCTGGCCCGACCACGTCGAGTGGCTCGCGGAATTCCTCGAGCTGCTGGGGACCGACATCAGTCACGCCGAAGCTGCGACGGCCGACTGAGTCGCCCGTTTCCAGAATCCCTCCAGCACAGCCGCTCAACCGTTTTTTCGCAACCTTCCTCCGTCCCGCTCAGTCTTCGAGCACGAGTTCCAGGTACGATGTTCGAAGCTGCTCCGCGGGATCGAGGTCGAGGCGCTCCAGGATGGCCGCCGCTCCCTCGCGAACCGACTCGATCTCGGCTTCGGTCTCGGCGTCGGCCTCCACTTCGACGAACTCGCCGGCCCCCTCGACGGCGTCGAGCGTGACGGTGTACCCCTCGAGCGAGTAGCGCTCGCGGCGTTTTTCGACCGTCGCGACGGGCTCGAAGCCGAGTTTCGTGAGCGCGGCGTCCATCGTCTCGCCGTCGCCGACGGCCGTCTCGTGTTCGGCGCGGGTCTTCGAGTCGTCCTCGAGCAGCGGCCCCTTGTAGGTCACTCGGGCCTCGTGGTCGACGTCGTGGAGGGCGACGGCGGTGTCGGCGTCCGCGTCCACCGCCTCTCGCCGAATGCGCAGCGCTTCGTCGGACTCGGCAAACGATCGGTGAGGGGCGTCGTAGTAGGTGTCCGCCTGGACGACCGTCGCCTCGCGCGTCGCGTCGAGCGCCTCGAGACGCGCCCGGACCGCCTCGAGAGTCGCGGGAACCTCGACCTTGAGTTCGACTTCGTACATACGTCGTTCGAGGGCCGGGAGCCATAGGAACGTGTCGTTCCACGGTCGACTCTCGCTCTCGGTCACGAACTCGGTGCTCGAGCGGGGAGGAACTGGAAACGAGTGGAAACCGAGCGCCCGAACGAAAACGTCGGTCTTAAATGCGGACGGCTGATGGTACCACGTATGACCGAGGAAGAGGAGGCCGAGACATCGGCCGATGACGTCGAAACGGAAGCCGAAGACACCGAAGCCGAGGAGAGCGAGCCCGAGAGCGGGTTCCAGCCCGGTGACTTCGTGAAGATCGCCTACACCGCTCGCACCGTCGAGGGCGACCAGCTCGTCGACACGACCGACGCCGAGGTCGCCGAGGAGGAGGGCGTCGACGCCCAGGATCGAGAGTTCGCCCCGCGAACGATCGTCCTCGGAGAGGGCCACATCTTCGGCGCCGTCGAGGACGCCATCATCGGCAGCGAAGCCGGTGAGGAGGGCGATGTTACCATCCCCGCCGAGGAGGCCTTCGGCGAGTACGACAACGACGCCGTCGAGACGATCAGCGCGGACAAGATCGACGAGGACGACCGCTACCCCGGCGCGCACGTCCACATCGACGGCCGTCACGGCTACATCAGTACCATCGTCGGCGGGCGCGCTCGCGTCGACTTCAATCACCCCCTCGCCGGAGAGGACGTCGAGTACGAGTACGAGGTCGTCGAGGAAGTCGACGACCGCGAGGAGCAGGCTGCTGGCCTCTTCGGAATGTACCTCGAAACCGAACCCGACCTCTGGATCGAAACCGACGAGGTCGAAGAGGAGGTTCCCGTCGAGTCTGACGACGACGATGACGACGACGAGGAAACCGAACCCGAGTTCGAGACCGAGGTGGTCGAGAAGGAAACGCTCTACGTCGAGTCCACGCCCCAGATGGCGATGAACCAGCAGTGGATGTTCCAGAAGCAACAGATCGCCCAGGACGTCATGGACAAGGTCGGCGTCGACCGCGTCATCGTCCAGGAGGTCATCGAGGGCATGGGTGGTATGATGGGCGGTATGGGTGGCATGATGGGCGGCATGGGCGGTGCCGGCGGCGAAGCCGACCTTGAGGCCGCACTCGAGGACGCCGACGTCGACGCCGACGAAATCGTCGAAGAACTCGAAGCCGAAGCCGGCGACGAGTAAGCCCAGTTTTCCGATTCTTTCGCCTCCCAGCAGCGGTGGCTGTGACTCACCACTCCTCGAGGGGACACACCGGTCGGCCGATACTATGATAGTCGTCCACTTTTTTGTAGACGACAATGCGGCACGTCCCCCGAACACGTTCGGTAGCCGACGGGCGCCACGT
This region of Natronosalvus halobius genomic DNA includes:
- a CDS encoding DJ-1/PfpI family protein is translated as MGKDILMIVGDFGEDLEIMVPFQALQMVGHDVDAVCPDKDAGETVKTAIHDFRGDQTYLEERGHDFELNATMNGIDPADYDALCVPGGRAPEYLRTYDEVIDAVQHFFEEDKPVATLCHGPQILAAADVLEGYEMTSYPAVRAECEAAGCSWVDGVVRDGNLVTGQAWPDHVEWLAEFLELLGTDISHAEAATAD
- the cyaB gene encoding class IV adenylate cyclase; its protein translation is MYEVELKVEVPATLEAVRARLEALDATREATVVQADTYYDAPHRSFAESDEALRIRREAVDADADTAVALHDVDHEARVTYKGPLLEDDSKTRAEHETAVGDGETMDAALTKLGFEPVATVEKRRERYSLEGYTVTLDAVEGAGEFVEVEADAETEAEIESVREGAAAILERLDLDPAEQLRTSYLELVLED
- a CDS encoding FKBP-type peptidyl-prolyl cis-trans isomerase, translated to MTEEEEAETSADDVETEAEDTEAEESEPESGFQPGDFVKIAYTARTVEGDQLVDTTDAEVAEEEGVDAQDREFAPRTIVLGEGHIFGAVEDAIIGSEAGEEGDVTIPAEEAFGEYDNDAVETISADKIDEDDRYPGAHVHIDGRHGYISTIVGGRARVDFNHPLAGEDVEYEYEVVEEVDDREEQAAGLFGMYLETEPDLWIETDEVEEEVPVESDDDDDDDEETEPEFETEVVEKETLYVESTPQMAMNQQWMFQKQQIAQDVMDKVGVDRVIVQEVIEGMGGMMGGMGGMMGGMGGAGGEADLEAALEDADVDADEIVEELEAEAGDE